One Fuerstiella marisgermanici DNA window includes the following coding sequences:
- a CDS encoding CgeB family protein, with the protein MTREVPKWLFVGQIDTGYINTAQMRLAVIRRACPLAEALCDIKYHRLGGRWGGALFRKLTFGPPISLLNRDVIRLATRVRPNVIWFDKGNWITGATLKQLKNICNPTLVHYTPDPAFFSHCTRHFLNAVSDYDLVVSTKEYERDAYEQAGALRLKILPPTFDSQIHKRIMLTPAERQRFECNVVFIGTYNRERDRPLIALARAGIKLAIWGNGWEACEANELREYIRYEPLSGDDYAKAINAADVGLGLLCKLHPDQSTTRSVEIPACGTMLVAERTVEHLRLFREGHAAEFFSSEDELVKKVRDALSRPSYRQHIADNGRRRVLELKCDVGEQMDSLIAEVHSVFASKRKAA; encoded by the coding sequence ATGACAAGGGAAGTCCCGAAGTGGCTGTTTGTCGGGCAAATCGACACTGGATATATCAACACTGCCCAGATGCGACTCGCTGTGATTCGACGAGCGTGTCCGTTGGCGGAAGCGCTGTGCGACATCAAGTATCACAGGCTGGGAGGACGTTGGGGCGGGGCTTTGTTCCGAAAACTGACATTCGGTCCTCCAATAAGCCTATTAAACCGCGACGTCATTCGACTGGCGACCCGGGTTCGGCCGAATGTCATATGGTTTGATAAAGGGAACTGGATTACTGGAGCGACACTCAAGCAACTCAAAAATATCTGCAATCCGACACTGGTACACTACACGCCAGATCCAGCATTTTTCAGTCACTGCACAAGACACTTTTTAAATGCTGTGTCAGATTACGACTTGGTGGTGTCAACAAAGGAATACGAACGGGACGCATACGAGCAAGCTGGCGCTTTGCGTTTGAAGATTCTTCCGCCGACATTCGACTCGCAGATACACAAGCGCATAATGCTGACGCCGGCCGAACGCCAGCGATTTGAGTGCAACGTCGTTTTTATTGGTACCTACAACCGCGAAAGAGATCGTCCGTTGATCGCCCTTGCGCGAGCTGGTATCAAGCTTGCAATCTGGGGCAACGGATGGGAAGCCTGCGAAGCGAACGAGTTGCGCGAGTACATCCGTTATGAGCCATTGAGTGGAGATGACTACGCAAAAGCGATTAATGCGGCTGACGTTGGCCTTGGGCTACTCTGCAAACTTCACCCGGATCAGTCCACGACACGGTCGGTCGAGATACCGGCTTGTGGAACCATGTTGGTGGCCGAACGGACCGTCGAACACCTCCGTCTGTTTCGTGAAGGCCATGCCGCCGAATTCTTCAGTTCTGAGGATGAGCTCGTCAAGAAAGTTCGCGACGCACTCAGTCGTCCGTCTTATCGGCAGCACATTGCGGACAACGGTCGACGTAGGGTTCTTGAGTTGAAATGTGATGTTGGGGAGCAAATGGATTCTTTGATTGCCGAAGTGCACTCGGTATTCGCCAGCAAACGGAAGGCAGCATAG
- a CDS encoding class I SAM-dependent methyltransferase: MNTPDSTLSMAAEHQPVATWRDRLYQSYVSSGQAAETASHSEPFRLRDYPYLCQRIPPQLPESRSARILDLGCGHGGLLYCLKEWGYKNVAGVDVSEQQVSLAHQKGLSEVARGDLYRFLDEQTAPANVIFLMDVIEHLNREEMFKLLDSVHRSLSPDGKLILHLPNASGIFGMSVRYGDITHEQAYAARGIEQCLSVCGFENITIYEDKPVVYGVKSLVRRVVWNALTAPVRLLYAAESGHFPVALSQNVLVTAEAKHASDLNLCLRAA; encoded by the coding sequence GTGAATACGCCTGACTCTACTTTGTCGATGGCCGCAGAGCACCAGCCAGTTGCGACGTGGCGAGATCGCTTATACCAGTCTTACGTAAGCTCCGGGCAAGCCGCAGAAACGGCGTCGCACAGCGAACCATTTCGTCTGCGTGACTATCCTTATCTTTGTCAGCGAATCCCACCACAGCTTCCTGAGTCAAGGTCCGCTCGGATTTTGGATCTCGGTTGTGGCCATGGAGGATTGCTTTATTGCCTGAAAGAGTGGGGTTACAAGAATGTTGCAGGCGTTGATGTCTCGGAGCAGCAGGTCAGTCTCGCTCACCAAAAAGGCCTTTCCGAAGTCGCCCGTGGCGACTTGTACAGATTTCTGGATGAACAGACCGCGCCGGCTAACGTTATCTTTCTGATGGACGTGATTGAGCATCTGAATCGGGAAGAAATGTTCAAGCTGCTGGATTCCGTTCATCGAAGCCTTTCGCCAGACGGCAAATTGATTCTGCACCTCCCAAACGCCTCAGGCATCTTCGGAATGTCCGTGCGATACGGAGACATCACACATGAGCAAGCATATGCAGCACGTGGTATCGAACAGTGCCTTTCGGTCTGTGGATTCGAAAACATCACCATCTATGAGGATAAGCCCGTCGTTTACGGTGTAAAGAGTTTGGTTAGAAGAGTCGTCTGGAACGCTCTAACCGCGCCAGTGCGGCTTCTTTATGCGGCGGAGTCCGGGCATTTTCCCGTGGCGCTCAGTCAAAACGTACTCGTTACCGCTGAAGCAAAGCATGCGTCCGACCTTAACCTCTGTCTAAGAGCAGCTTGA
- a CDS encoding FkbM family methyltransferase has translation MKTAAWPRVKRVVAAILCSNAMGKLVSWIYRDRIPWHGIVVNVADPAVLPRNKAALRFGFYESAERRFVKRYLLPDVDVVELGSSIGAMSSQIAQRLQAGARMICVEANPRTQTTLTKNLDQNAAGLQVELIHAAIAYDGVDVEIGLSENNLSSFRERDASDVQRVMVPAVTLSNLLRQSGMETYQLVADIEGAEAEILMKDGDALKNCSRVIIELHDTSVTGVSYCVAELVSMFEALGFTILDEYGPVAVFENRRFTSFRALSA, from the coding sequence ATGAAAACAGCAGCATGGCCACGTGTGAAACGAGTTGTCGCCGCAATTCTGTGCAGCAATGCAATGGGCAAACTCGTCAGCTGGATCTATCGCGATCGAATTCCATGGCATGGAATCGTTGTTAACGTCGCAGATCCAGCCGTTTTACCGCGGAACAAAGCGGCTTTGCGCTTTGGGTTCTACGAAAGTGCGGAGCGGCGATTCGTCAAACGCTACCTACTTCCGGACGTTGATGTCGTGGAACTTGGGAGCAGTATCGGTGCGATGAGCAGTCAGATAGCACAGCGACTCCAGGCAGGTGCACGTATGATCTGCGTCGAGGCCAACCCGCGGACGCAGACCACGCTAACGAAAAACCTGGACCAGAACGCCGCTGGCCTCCAAGTAGAATTGATTCACGCAGCCATTGCGTACGATGGCGTGGATGTGGAAATCGGTTTGTCCGAAAATAACCTTAGCTCCTTTCGTGAGCGCGACGCTTCTGATGTTCAACGTGTCATGGTGCCAGCAGTGACGCTGTCGAATTTGCTGCGGCAATCGGGTATGGAAACGTACCAGCTTGTGGCAGATATCGAAGGAGCCGAAGCCGAAATCCTAATGAAGGACGGTGATGCTCTAAAAAACTGTAGTCGGGTGATTATTGAGCTGCACGACACAAGTGTTACGGGAGTCAGCTATTGCGTTGCTGAACTCGTAAGCATGTTCGAGGCACTCGGGTTCACTATCCTCGATGAATACGGCCCGGTTGCTGTGTTCGAGAATCGGCGCTTTACTTCGTTCAGGGCTCTTTCTGCCTGA
- a CDS encoding glycosyltransferase family 4 protein, which translates to MSYSVTVLAPHLVQYHAPIYRALSASVRVRLNVLYQDTTGAVGRRDDSMGADIHWNASLLDGYQHTFLKNWSPTKGAGAFFGRVNPGIVPRMLFGSSDAVLLQGYQSFTNIAAFMALVPRSTKVLFRGEATLKEQFGIHEHIKRAMLKAVFALSDVVFYSVPANEEYFLHYGCPKHKLYPLPCAVDNDFFRQQRIAHSNSRDETRDHLGFSKTTTVLLLVGRMAPYKGHSQLLQAAAHATANGSDLGIIFPGDGPLRSELEDEATSLLGNRAKFVGFQSPETLSRYYVASDVLTICSNYDPSPKVLNEALNFELPLIVSDCVGQIGDSARHQDNAIVFPTGDVGKLEDAVTQLASDEGLRRRMGARSLALADQYSLKADVDCFLNALDSVIAL; encoded by the coding sequence ATGTCATATTCCGTCACTGTTCTGGCACCACATCTGGTTCAGTATCATGCCCCGATTTACCGCGCGCTTTCCGCATCTGTACGCGTGCGTTTGAATGTGCTGTACCAGGACACAACGGGTGCGGTGGGGCGTCGTGACGATTCGATGGGGGCTGATATCCACTGGAATGCCAGTCTTTTGGATGGATACCAACATACCTTTCTCAAGAATTGGTCACCCACGAAAGGTGCTGGCGCTTTCTTTGGCCGTGTCAATCCAGGCATAGTCCCACGGATGCTATTTGGTTCGAGTGATGCGGTGTTGTTGCAGGGCTACCAGAGCTTCACGAATATCGCTGCGTTCATGGCACTTGTGCCGCGCAGTACTAAAGTGTTGTTCCGCGGAGAAGCGACGCTCAAGGAGCAATTTGGAATCCACGAACATATCAAGCGTGCAATGTTGAAAGCAGTTTTCGCATTGAGTGATGTCGTGTTCTATTCCGTTCCCGCCAACGAAGAGTACTTCTTGCACTACGGTTGTCCGAAACACAAGCTCTATCCCCTGCCGTGTGCTGTGGACAACGACTTCTTTCGGCAACAACGTATTGCACACTCGAATTCGCGTGATGAAACTCGAGACCACCTCGGGTTCTCGAAAACGACGACTGTGCTCTTGCTTGTCGGGCGAATGGCGCCGTACAAAGGGCATAGCCAGCTCTTGCAGGCAGCTGCGCATGCGACAGCAAATGGCAGCGACCTGGGAATCATATTCCCAGGTGACGGACCTCTGCGCTCCGAACTTGAAGATGAGGCGACTTCGCTACTTGGAAACAGGGCAAAATTCGTAGGGTTTCAATCGCCGGAAACACTTTCGCGGTACTACGTTGCCAGTGACGTCTTGACGATCTGTTCAAACTACGATCCATCTCCCAAAGTGCTCAATGAGGCGTTGAACTTCGAACTCCCTTTGATCGTGTCGGACTGCGTAGGACAGATCGGTGATTCCGCCCGACATCAGGACAATGCCATCGTCTTCCCGACTGGAGACGTTGGAAAACTTGAGGATGCCGTAACGCAACTGGCATCTGATGAGGGGCTGCGGCGCCGTATGGGAGCCCGAAGTCTGGCTCTTGCAGATCAGTATTCACTCAAAGCAGACGTTGATTGTTTCCTGAACGCCCTTGATTCGGTAATCGCCTTATGA
- a CDS encoding glycosyltransferase family 4 protein, with the protein MPLPVKFFQRKTRPSGNFSLEFVFEDVRNRLAGRIVARICEAPFYSNGLLRRFAILVHAFFCQDQRHLNHVTGDTTFTAVSLNKQRTILTILDCGAARDGVGIKQTIIRKLWFEWPAKRAACVTTISDSVKREIVELTGCCPDKVHVVPVAVSDAFRPHPKEFNVTKPRILHVGCAPNKNLPRLIDALTNLECTLVVVGKVDESTVAKLGDCNIDYEVHINLTLPEVVQQYVNADMLSFVSTYEGFGMPIVEAQSVGRPVVTSQTSSMPEVAGDGACFVDPLDVNSIRRGIERVIADASYRSTLIENGMKNAKRFNPDVIAEQYLSLYCQFWPTCDQENPSERIALRSAA; encoded by the coding sequence ATGCCTTTGCCCGTTAAGTTTTTTCAGCGCAAGACCCGGCCATCCGGAAACTTCAGCCTCGAGTTCGTTTTCGAAGATGTGCGCAACCGTCTTGCGGGAAGAATAGTGGCGCGAATTTGTGAGGCCCCTTTCTATAGCAACGGGTTGCTCAGACGCTTTGCGATCCTAGTGCACGCATTTTTTTGTCAGGACCAACGGCATTTGAATCATGTGACCGGTGATACAACGTTCACCGCTGTTTCACTGAACAAGCAACGAACGATTCTGACGATTCTGGATTGTGGAGCAGCAAGGGACGGAGTCGGCATCAAGCAGACGATTATTAGAAAACTCTGGTTCGAATGGCCCGCCAAAAGAGCAGCTTGTGTCACGACGATTTCGGATTCAGTTAAGCGGGAAATCGTGGAGCTTACAGGTTGTTGCCCGGACAAAGTGCATGTTGTACCAGTTGCAGTTTCAGACGCTTTCCGTCCTCACCCCAAAGAATTCAATGTCACGAAGCCTCGGATTCTGCATGTGGGCTGTGCGCCGAATAAGAATCTGCCTAGGCTGATCGATGCTCTCACAAATTTGGAGTGCACCCTCGTCGTAGTTGGAAAGGTGGACGAATCGACAGTTGCGAAACTTGGTGATTGCAATATCGACTATGAAGTTCACATAAACCTTACGTTACCGGAAGTTGTGCAACAATATGTGAATGCCGACATGTTGTCTTTTGTCTCGACGTACGAAGGATTCGGAATGCCGATTGTTGAAGCGCAGTCAGTTGGGCGCCCCGTGGTGACAAGCCAGACCAGTTCAATGCCGGAAGTTGCCGGTGATGGAGCCTGCTTTGTTGATCCGCTAGATGTAAATTCTATTCGGCGAGGTATTGAAAGAGTCATTGCCGACGCGTCATACCGCAGCACTTTGATCGAAAATGGCATGAAGAACGCAAAACGTTTCAATCCTGACGTGATCGCTGAGCAGTATCTATCTTTGTACTGCCAATTTTGGCCGACGTGTGATCAAGAAAATCCGTCGGAGCGTATCGCTCTTCGGTCTGCTGCCTAG
- the asnB gene encoding asparagine synthase (glutamine-hydrolyzing) has translation MCGLAGIVSPSLPRQSCEAKCREMLSLLRHRGPDDEGFLSDSENGASMAHARLSIQDLSSAGRQPMYSDDARYVICFNGEIYNFHKLREGLLKTGESFHTGTDTEVILKLYQRHGADVVSYLEGMFAIAVWDTVEGQLFLARDPLGIKPLYVWEVGNSIAFASEIRAVLAADLGPRNLNKDALFDYLRLGSVQEPDTLVEGIWLLPPGSTMAWKGGNSSQSQYWELHSRFANKPDIGDTAEAISVTRAALESTVEKHFVSDVPVGIFLSGGIDSTALVALASTMGHDSPETFCISFNEKNFNEGSLAEKTAIHFGSQHTDYRMTPVAGAKLVETYLESMDQPCIDGFNTFCVSRVAKEAGVKVVLSGLGGDELFGGYPSFQKVPALARLHRLSRYMPARRALGRLVERHGSTSQVRRLGSFLQTAGGVAEAWTTMRGFFTQNESIGVARWLTQQKDVRCVRALRFDTPHFQLDELAHVSALETIGYMRNQLLRESDVMSMAAGLELRVPFVDRAFVDSINRIPSNIRLQKGKQLLLDAVPEIPSWIRESPKRGFRFPFGEWAQGAWSDTFGDIHADCPVPCDTWYRLWTIFALRHFLRVNKVDCSGVNHSLLKAA, from the coding sequence ATGTGTGGTCTGGCAGGAATCGTCTCACCGTCTCTCCCTAGGCAAAGTTGTGAAGCAAAATGCCGCGAAATGCTATCTCTCTTAAGACATCGGGGTCCTGACGATGAAGGGTTCCTAAGTGATTCGGAGAATGGAGCGTCAATGGCGCACGCTCGATTGTCCATACAGGATCTGAGTTCCGCCGGTCGGCAACCGATGTATTCAGATGACGCGCGGTATGTGATCTGCTTCAACGGTGAGATCTATAACTTTCATAAGTTGCGAGAGGGACTGCTTAAGACTGGTGAGTCTTTTCACACCGGAACGGATACGGAAGTCATCCTCAAACTGTATCAGCGACACGGAGCTGATGTGGTCAGCTATCTGGAAGGTATGTTCGCCATCGCAGTCTGGGATACAGTCGAGGGGCAATTGTTTCTCGCTCGCGACCCGCTGGGTATCAAGCCACTGTATGTGTGGGAGGTCGGCAACAGCATTGCCTTTGCATCAGAAATCCGAGCAGTGCTTGCCGCTGATCTGGGCCCACGAAACTTAAACAAAGACGCCCTATTCGATTATCTCAGACTGGGATCGGTCCAGGAGCCAGACACGCTCGTCGAGGGCATATGGCTGTTGCCGCCGGGCAGCACAATGGCATGGAAGGGCGGAAATTCAAGTCAGAGTCAGTACTGGGAGTTGCATTCGCGCTTCGCAAATAAGCCGGATATTGGAGACACGGCTGAGGCGATTTCTGTCACAAGAGCGGCGCTGGAGTCGACGGTTGAGAAGCACTTTGTGAGCGACGTGCCCGTCGGTATCTTTCTGAGCGGTGGCATCGACAGCACTGCTTTAGTAGCGTTGGCCTCCACTATGGGACACGATTCTCCGGAGACATTTTGTATCTCTTTCAATGAAAAAAATTTCAATGAAGGATCGCTGGCCGAAAAAACGGCGATTCACTTCGGCTCGCAGCATACGGACTATCGGATGACTCCTGTCGCCGGTGCCAAACTAGTTGAAACGTACTTGGAATCGATGGACCAACCCTGCATTGACGGCTTCAACACGTTTTGCGTTTCCCGAGTTGCAAAGGAAGCAGGGGTTAAGGTCGTGCTTTCCGGCCTTGGCGGGGATGAGCTATTCGGAGGTTACCCTTCGTTTCAGAAGGTGCCGGCGTTAGCCAGGCTGCACAGGTTGTCACGCTACATGCCCGCAAGGCGCGCTTTAGGGCGTCTTGTTGAGCGGCATGGATCAACATCGCAGGTTCGACGACTGGGATCCTTTCTCCAGACAGCGGGCGGAGTAGCTGAGGCATGGACAACCATGAGGGGGTTCTTCACTCAAAACGAATCCATTGGTGTGGCGCGGTGGTTGACGCAACAGAAAGACGTCCGATGCGTCCGAGCGTTGAGATTCGATACTCCACACTTTCAACTTGATGAGCTCGCGCATGTAAGCGCGCTTGAAACAATTGGCTATATGCGTAATCAGTTGCTCCGCGAAAGCGATGTCATGAGCATGGCTGCCGGGCTCGAGTTGCGAGTTCCATTCGTTGATCGAGCCTTTGTTGACTCGATCAACAGAATCCCAAGCAATATCCGACTACAGAAGGGCAAACAATTGCTGTTGGACGCCGTTCCTGAGATTCCGTCATGGATTCGCGAGTCGCCCAAGCGGGGATTCCGATTTCCATTTGGCGAATGGGCGCAGGGAGCATGGAGCGATACTTTCGGTGATATTCACGCGGATTGCCCTGTGCCGTGCGATACCTGGTATCGCTTGTGGACCATTTTTGCGTTGCGCCATTTCCTGCGGGTCAACAAGGTCGACTGCTCTGGAGTGAACCACTCTCTATTAAAGGCAGCCTGA
- a CDS encoding glycosyltransferase, translated as MPNPLETASIESELQASETREALFLSRIHPVKGLPNLIEAWNNVRRPGWRLRIVGSDEDGHKSVIKSLITEHRLNDSVTIEEAVHSDMKWTLLRNADFMVLPSFSENFGIVVAEALAAGTPVITTTGTPWKRVLEKQCGWYVAPTADGIAKALTIAMGTTKPELKEMGHRGKEWVREEFSWQDIGQKMLTAYCAVLGGKFKGLWGKQCIERKCAA; from the coding sequence TTGCCCAATCCTCTTGAAACCGCAAGCATCGAAAGCGAACTGCAAGCATCTGAGACGCGGGAAGCTCTGTTTCTGTCCAGAATTCACCCGGTAAAGGGACTGCCCAACTTAATAGAAGCATGGAATAATGTGAGACGGCCGGGCTGGCGATTGAGAATCGTGGGATCGGATGAAGACGGCCACAAATCTGTCATCAAATCGTTGATCACGGAACACCGATTGAATGACAGTGTCACAATCGAAGAAGCAGTTCATTCTGATATGAAATGGACACTCCTCCGAAATGCGGATTTCATGGTCCTGCCATCGTTCTCTGAAAATTTCGGCATCGTTGTCGCAGAGGCTTTGGCAGCGGGCACACCTGTCATTACGACAACGGGTACTCCATGGAAACGGGTGCTTGAGAAACAGTGCGGCTGGTATGTTGCTCCTACAGCCGACGGCATAGCAAAAGCCCTGACGATAGCTATGGGCACGACAAAACCTGAACTGAAAGAAATGGGGCATCGCGGGAAAGAATGGGTGCGTGAGGAATTTTCATGGCAGGACATTGGCCAAAAAATGCTGACTGCATACTGCGCTGTCCTTGGGGGGAAGTTTAAGGGCCTGTGGGGCAAACAATGCATTGAAAGAAAATGTGCAGCATAG
- a CDS encoding glycosyltransferase family 2 protein, giving the protein MLPITVIIAAKNEESNIAKCVAALPEFERIVVLDSGSTDATASIAANYGTEVLEFDYKGGYPKKRQWALDSLDIQTPWTLLLDADEVVTESFLDELRAVTSSQRSDDGYLVTKGFHFLGKRFRFGGFSHSAVLLFRTGCARFEHLLDEDSDALDMEVHERLIVDGTVGVIKAPLIHEDFKGLEAYVARHNKYSTWEAKVRYQHLHGGDWGQSAITPKLFGNAQERRRYLKTIAVRIPFEPWLWFFYHYIARLGFLEGRPGLIASQIRASYIAQARSKLYEMRLQLAGRSHQSNSLRQPVPEPVSTAAQKAA; this is encoded by the coding sequence ATGCTTCCCATCACTGTAATCATCGCCGCAAAGAATGAAGAATCGAACATCGCGAAATGCGTCGCGGCCTTACCCGAGTTTGAGAGAATTGTGGTGCTTGACTCCGGAAGCACTGATGCCACGGCCAGCATCGCAGCAAATTATGGTACAGAGGTTTTGGAGTTCGACTACAAGGGCGGTTATCCCAAGAAACGTCAGTGGGCGTTGGACAGTCTGGATATTCAGACTCCCTGGACATTGCTGCTGGACGCTGATGAAGTTGTCACTGAAAGCTTTCTGGACGAACTGCGGGCGGTGACTTCGTCGCAACGGTCGGACGACGGATATTTGGTCACAAAAGGCTTTCATTTTTTGGGGAAGCGCTTTCGCTTTGGTGGTTTTTCTCACTCTGCCGTGCTGCTGTTTCGGACTGGTTGTGCTCGATTTGAACACCTGCTTGACGAAGACAGTGACGCCCTTGATATGGAAGTGCACGAACGACTGATTGTTGACGGCACGGTTGGCGTCATAAAAGCGCCGCTGATTCACGAAGACTTCAAGGGGCTGGAAGCATACGTTGCTCGACACAATAAGTACTCGACATGGGAAGCGAAGGTTCGCTACCAGCACTTGCATGGAGGCGATTGGGGTCAGTCCGCGATTACTCCCAAGCTCTTTGGAAATGCTCAGGAACGACGTCGTTACTTAAAGACGATTGCCGTTCGGATTCCATTCGAGCCGTGGTTGTGGTTTTTTTACCATTACATTGCGAGACTTGGCTTCCTTGAAGGGCGGCCGGGCTTGATTGCCAGTCAGATAAGAGCGAGTTACATCGCACAGGCACGTTCGAAGCTTTACGAAATGCGACTGCAGTTGGCGGGTCGTTCTCATCAATCAAATTCTCTGCGGCAGCCAGTTCCGGAGCCAGTGTCCACCGCCGCTCAAAAGGCGGCGTAG
- a CDS encoding carboxypeptidase-like regulatory domain-containing protein: MRPLIVWTIIFSMTVLPVPASLAGQKTAADAVQLQNVELNKAGRVAGRVLDATGAPLANKVIEIRTAKDVQKKKTGKDGSFFIESAVGGNCALVVEERAYACRLWKNGTAPPKSLTSFGIVHTDGPIVRAQDCGEGCDDGYGGSYGRLGGISGGQLLGLGLLAGAVVAIVLAVDDDDDGS, from the coding sequence ATGCGACCACTTATCGTTTGGACAATCATCTTCTCAATGACCGTGTTACCGGTCCCCGCCTCGTTGGCCGGTCAGAAGACGGCCGCCGATGCGGTCCAGTTGCAAAACGTCGAACTCAACAAAGCTGGCCGAGTGGCTGGCCGGGTGTTGGACGCTACGGGTGCCCCCCTGGCGAACAAGGTCATCGAAATCCGCACCGCCAAGGATGTGCAGAAAAAGAAGACTGGTAAAGACGGCAGCTTTTTCATCGAAAGTGCCGTCGGCGGAAACTGCGCACTGGTCGTTGAAGAGCGTGCTTACGCTTGCCGACTGTGGAAAAATGGCACGGCACCACCGAAATCGCTGACGTCATTTGGCATCGTCCACACGGACGGCCCGATTGTTCGCGCACAGGATTGCGGCGAAGGCTGTGACGACGGGTATGGCGGAAGCTACGGCCGTCTGGGCGGAATCTCTGGTGGACAGCTGCTGGGTCTTGGACTACTTGCTGGAGCCGTGGTGGCCATCGTTCTGGCAGTTGACGACGATGATGATGGCAGCTAA
- a CDS encoding carbon storage regulator, whose protein sequence is MQNHLFDIQAGESIRLGNFTVKVLEVEGDGVVLEIDGPEGHVEVELVDSAECRSEQEAVLA, encoded by the coding sequence ATGCAAAACCATCTATTCGATATTCAAGCCGGTGAATCCATTCGGCTGGGTAACTTCACAGTCAAAGTGTTGGAAGTCGAAGGTGATGGAGTGGTGCTCGAAATTGATGGACCAGAGGGTCACGTCGAAGTGGAACTTGTGGATTCAGCAGAATGCCGCAGCGAGCAGGAAGCGGTTCTGGCGTAA